The Ancylobacter sp. WKF20 genome contains a region encoding:
- a CDS encoding GGDEF domain-containing protein, translating into MIFIGWLMGPKDSFLLSCAVGGALCGLGLLLYGFYVVAPHAPIAVLAFAAIMTGLSTLVGAGYRFRTGRSPRRLIVLTAVVSNLVALPALLLGYTGLGLVPINFTAAALLFLIAGQYWGARPYAPAAVRGLCLLYATIGASFVLCGIMLGLDGRPMLDGAPTGWAEDLSLLVMVACVPGIGAVTLTLNQSRLAGELHRAAMTDPLTGLMNRRALFDAGSASPVAAETAVIVFDIDSFKTINDTHGHAFGDRVINLFAASITRHAPTGALVARLGGEEFALVVAATSADQALRLAETICQTFAQNAAGLGVAGFRSTASAGFAFGVAHGTTFEQVLNEADKALYAAKRGGRNRVMSAEPRLFG; encoded by the coding sequence ATGATCTTCATCGGTTGGCTGATGGGGCCCAAGGATTCGTTTCTGCTGAGCTGCGCCGTGGGCGGCGCACTGTGCGGTTTGGGGCTGCTGCTCTACGGCTTCTATGTGGTGGCGCCCCACGCGCCTATCGCCGTGCTCGCCTTTGCGGCGATCATGACGGGCCTGTCCACACTGGTCGGGGCAGGTTACCGCTTCCGCACAGGACGATCGCCGCGCAGGCTGATTGTGCTGACCGCCGTCGTGTCAAATCTGGTCGCTCTGCCGGCCCTTCTGCTCGGCTATACCGGCCTCGGCCTCGTACCCATCAACTTCACGGCGGCCGCTCTGCTGTTTCTCATAGCGGGGCAGTACTGGGGCGCCCGCCCGTATGCGCCGGCCGCCGTTCGGGGCCTGTGCCTGCTTTATGCGACGATCGGCGCGTCCTTCGTATTGTGTGGGATCATGCTCGGGCTGGATGGCCGCCCGATGCTGGACGGCGCGCCAACCGGCTGGGCCGAGGATCTCTCGCTTCTGGTGATGGTGGCCTGTGTGCCGGGCATCGGTGCCGTGACGCTGACGCTCAACCAGTCGCGCCTCGCAGGCGAACTGCACCGTGCGGCGATGACGGACCCGCTGACCGGCCTGATGAACCGCCGCGCGCTTTTCGATGCCGGTTCGGCTTCCCCCGTCGCCGCCGAGACAGCCGTGATCGTGTTCGATATCGACAGCTTCAAGACCATCAACGACACGCACGGTCACGCCTTCGGGGATCGCGTCATCAATCTTTTTGCCGCGTCGATCACGCGGCACGCGCCGACAGGAGCGCTTGTCGCCCGGCTCGGTGGCGAGGAGTTCGCGCTTGTCGTCGCCGCGACCTCGGCGGATCAGGCGCTGCGGCTGGCAGAAACCATCTGCCAGACCTTCGCGCAGAACGCGGCCGGGCTGGGCGTGGCGGGCTTTCGCTCCACCGCCAGCGCCGGCTTCGCGTTCGGCGTGGCCCATGGCACGACCTTCGAGCAGGTGCTCAACGAGGCCGACAAGGCGCTCTACGCCGCCAAGCGCGGCGGGCGCAACCGGGTGATGTCCGCCGAGCCGCGCCTGTTCGGGTGA
- a CDS encoding L,D-transpeptidase, with product MTRTLLVLLATLVLCVAHAARGSAQQYAPQIALTAMPASISPTAPREVKAHIDISTQTMEVWVDGWRRYTWPISSARKGYRTPTGNFQPYRMHRRYFSRKYDNAPMPYAIFFNGGYAIHGTSDLRRLGRPASHGCVRLHPQNAATFFALVSDVGRVNTKIEITR from the coding sequence GTGACGCGTACCCTTCTGGTCCTGCTGGCGACGCTGGTTCTGTGTGTTGCACATGCCGCACGCGGTAGCGCGCAGCAATACGCGCCCCAGATCGCGCTCACCGCGATGCCCGCGTCAATCTCCCCCACGGCCCCGCGCGAGGTGAAGGCTCACATCGACATCTCCACCCAGACCATGGAAGTGTGGGTCGATGGCTGGCGGCGCTACACGTGGCCGATCTCCTCGGCGCGCAAAGGGTATCGCACGCCCACCGGCAACTTCCAGCCTTACCGCATGCACCGCCGCTACTTCTCCCGGAAGTACGACAATGCGCCGATGCCCTACGCCATCTTTTTCAATGGCGGCTATGCCATTCATGGCACGAGCGACCTGCGCCGGCTCGGCCGTCCCGCCTCACATGGCTGCGTAAGGCTGCATCCGCAGAACGCCGCGACGTTCTTCGCGCTTGTCAGCGACGTCGGGCGGGTTAATACGAAAATCGAAATAACGCGCTGA
- a CDS encoding NnrU family protein translates to MILMLAGLALFVAIHLVSARRKMATAAGAMLGTTTYRVLHGVLAATAVLMMAYGFGQWRAEGPTQLYDPPVGLRHLALLLMLIACIAAVAALVPSHIKAWLKFPFLVAIKTWALAHLISNGDAATVTLAVVILAWAVVLRIMAKRSNRPLPVAPAGWGGDLVAILGGVVLYAVLAFGLHPYIIGVPVMG, encoded by the coding sequence ATGATCCTGATGCTCGCCGGCCTCGCCCTGTTCGTTGCGATCCATCTCGTCTCCGCGCGCCGCAAGATGGCGACGGCTGCCGGCGCGATGCTGGGGACGACGACCTATCGCGTGCTGCATGGCGTGCTCGCCGCCACGGCCGTGCTGATGATGGCCTATGGTTTCGGCCAGTGGCGCGCCGAGGGCCCGACCCAGCTCTATGACCCGCCGGTGGGGCTGCGCCACCTCGCGCTTCTGCTCATGCTGATCGCCTGCATCGCCGCCGTCGCGGCGCTGGTGCCGAGCCACATCAAGGCGTGGCTGAAGTTCCCGTTCCTCGTGGCGATCAAGACCTGGGCGCTGGCGCATCTCATCTCCAACGGCGATGCCGCCACGGTGACGCTGGCGGTGGTTATCCTCGCCTGGGCGGTGGTGCTGCGCATCATGGCCAAGCGTAGCAACCGGCCGCTGCCGGTGGCGCCGGCCGGCTGGGGCGGCGACCTCGTTGCGATTCTGGGGGGTGTCGTGCTTTATGCCGTCCTCGCCTTCGGGCTCCACCCCTACATCATCGGGGTGCCGGTAATGGGCTGA
- the panB gene encoding 3-methyl-2-oxobutanoate hydroxymethyltransferase has translation MSVQSAARRLTAPDIRAKKGGEPIVSLTAYHAHTARLIDPHVDFMLVGDSLGMVMHGMETTVPVTVEMMILQGQAVMRGSSHALVVVDLPFGSYEGSPQQAFATASRVLKETGAGAVKLEGGRRMAESVRFLADRGVPVMGHVGLTPQAINTLGSFKALGRDEASAALILDDARSIAEAGAFSIVLEAISEPLARQITQEVAPPTIGIGGSVACDGQILVLEDMLGLSDRVPRFVKKFADIGPAIGSAVEAYASEVRARSFPGPEHVYAPKKA, from the coding sequence ATGTCGGTCCAGTCCGCCGCTCGCCGCCTCACCGCCCCGGACATTCGCGCAAAGAAGGGCGGCGAGCCCATCGTCTCGCTCACGGCCTATCACGCTCACACTGCCCGCCTCATCGACCCGCATGTCGACTTCATGCTGGTCGGCGATTCGCTGGGCATGGTGATGCACGGCATGGAGACGACGGTGCCCGTCACCGTCGAGATGATGATCCTGCAGGGGCAGGCGGTGATGCGCGGCTCGTCCCACGCGCTGGTGGTCGTGGACCTGCCCTTCGGTTCCTATGAGGGCTCGCCGCAGCAGGCCTTCGCCACCGCCTCGCGCGTGCTGAAGGAGACCGGCGCCGGGGCGGTGAAGCTGGAGGGCGGCCGGCGCATGGCCGAGAGCGTGCGATTCCTCGCTGATCGCGGCGTGCCGGTGATGGGCCATGTCGGCCTCACCCCGCAGGCTATCAACACGCTCGGCTCGTTCAAGGCGCTGGGGCGCGACGAGGCAAGTGCGGCGCTGATCCTGGACGACGCGCGCTCCATTGCCGAGGCGGGCGCCTTTTCCATCGTGCTGGAGGCCATTTCCGAGCCGCTGGCGCGGCAGATCACGCAGGAAGTGGCGCCGCCGACCATCGGCATTGGCGGCTCTGTCGCCTGTGACGGGCAGATTCTCGTGCTGGAAGATATGCTTGGCCTCTCGGACCGGGTGCCGCGCTTCGTCAAGAAGTTCGCCGATATCGGGCCGGCCATTGGCTCGGCGGTGGAGGCCTATGCGAGCGAGGTGCGGGCCCGCAGCTTCCCCGGTCCCGAGCACGTCTACGCGCCGAAGAAGGCCTGA
- a CDS encoding tetratricopeptide repeat protein: MADIFHEIDEDLRRERFSRLWSRYGAYLIGLAVLIVLAVAGWRGYEWYRLQQAQQAGARFEAALLLATQGKTAEAETAFAALEKDAPAGYRTLSRFRAAIELSKTDAKAAIAEFDALAADAGVGRLMQDVAQVRAAMLLVDTAPLSEIESRVKPLDTPEGAFRHSARELIGLAQYKAGDYKAATDTFTAILNDGQSPPGLRRRAELMRTLASTQVAPAAAAAGTPAPAAAPAVQ, encoded by the coding sequence ATGGCCGACATTTTCCACGAGATCGACGAGGATCTGCGTCGCGAGCGTTTTTCGCGGCTCTGGAGCCGCTATGGCGCCTATCTCATCGGTCTTGCCGTGCTGATCGTTCTCGCGGTCGCCGGCTGGCGCGGCTATGAGTGGTATCGCCTTCAGCAGGCGCAGCAGGCCGGCGCGCGTTTCGAGGCGGCGTTGCTGCTTGCCACGCAGGGCAAGACCGCCGAGGCCGAGACCGCCTTCGCCGCGCTGGAGAAGGACGCCCCCGCTGGCTACCGCACGCTGTCCCGTTTCCGCGCCGCCATCGAGCTGTCGAAGACCGACGCCAAGGCCGCCATCGCCGAGTTCGACGCGCTCGCGGCCGATGCGGGCGTTGGCCGGCTGATGCAGGATGTGGCGCAGGTGCGCGCCGCCATGCTTCTGGTCGATACCGCGCCGCTCAGCGAAATCGAGAGCCGCGTCAAGCCCTTGGACACGCCGGAAGGCGCCTTCCGCCATTCCGCCCGCGAGCTGATCGGTCTCGCCCAGTACAAGGCCGGTGACTACAAGGCCGCCACGGACACCTTCACGGCGATCCTGAATGACGGCCAGAGCCCGCCCGGCCTTCGCCGCCGCGCCGAGCTGATGCGCACGCTGGCCAGCACGCAGGTGGCGCCCGCCGCAGCGGCTGCGGGCACGCCGGCCCCGGCTGCGGCGCCTGCTGTTCAGTGA
- the der gene encoding ribosome biogenesis GTPase Der: MTITVAIVGRPNVGKSTLFNRLVGKRLALVDDRPGVTRDRREGDARLGHLSFRVIDTAGLEEAKAESLEGRMRAQTEAAISDADVLLFLIDAKAGITPIDRTFADLARKSGKNTILVANKAEAKGALAGSLEAYSLGLGDPVELSAEHGDGMVDLLRALSAHVADEGDEVDDQADETEEERARRPIRVAVLGRPNAGKSTLINAILGEDRLLTGPEAGITRDSISVDVEHHGVALRLFDTAGMRKRARIEDKLEKLSVADGLRAARFAEVVVVLIDATHPFEEQDLRIADLAEREGRAVVIALSKSDLVKDQPGMASRMREEADHWLPQVKGAPVVMVSGLTGEGLDRLVRAIQQTYLVWNRRVATNPLNRWLGEVTNDHPPPAVSGRRIKLRYMTQPKARPPSFVLFCSRADALPESYLRYLVNNLRTSFDLPGVPIRLTLREKDNPYAEKE; this comes from the coding sequence ATGACCATTACCGTCGCCATCGTCGGCCGGCCGAATGTCGGAAAATCCACGCTTTTCAACAGGTTGGTCGGAAAGCGGCTGGCGCTTGTCGATGACCGCCCGGGCGTGACCCGCGACCGGCGGGAGGGGGACGCGCGGCTCGGCCATCTCTCCTTCCGTGTCATCGACACGGCGGGTCTGGAAGAGGCCAAGGCGGAGTCGCTGGAAGGGCGGATGCGGGCGCAGACCGAGGCGGCGATCAGTGACGCCGATGTGCTGCTGTTCCTCATCGACGCCAAGGCCGGCATCACGCCGATCGACCGCACCTTCGCCGATCTCGCCCGCAAATCCGGCAAGAACACCATTCTCGTCGCCAATAAGGCCGAGGCGAAAGGGGCTCTGGCCGGGTCGCTGGAGGCCTATTCGCTCGGTCTGGGCGATCCGGTGGAGCTCTCCGCCGAGCATGGCGACGGCATGGTGGACCTGCTTCGGGCGCTCTCGGCCCATGTGGCCGATGAGGGCGATGAGGTGGACGATCAGGCCGATGAGACCGAAGAGGAGCGCGCCCGCCGGCCGATCCGCGTCGCCGTTCTCGGCCGCCCCAATGCCGGCAAGTCGACCCTCATCAACGCCATCCTCGGCGAGGACCGGCTGCTGACCGGACCCGAGGCCGGGATCACCCGCGATTCGATCTCGGTCGATGTCGAGCACCACGGTGTCGCTCTTCGGCTGTTCGACACGGCGGGCATGCGCAAGCGCGCCCGGATCGAGGACAAGCTGGAAAAGCTCTCCGTCGCCGACGGGCTGCGCGCCGCGCGTTTCGCCGAGGTGGTGGTGGTGCTGATCGACGCCACCCACCCCTTCGAGGAGCAGGACCTGCGCATCGCCGACCTTGCCGAGCGCGAGGGGCGGGCCGTCGTGATCGCGCTGTCCAAGTCCGATCTCGTGAAGGACCAGCCGGGCATGGCCTCCCGGATGCGCGAGGAAGCCGACCACTGGCTGCCGCAGGTGAAGGGCGCCCCGGTGGTGATGGTCTCCGGCCTGACCGGGGAAGGACTCGACCGTCTGGTGCGCGCCATTCAGCAGACCTACCTGGTGTGGAACCGCCGCGTCGCCACCAACCCGCTGAACCGCTGGCTGGGCGAGGTGACGAATGACCATCCGCCACCGGCGGTGTCCGGCCGGCGCATCAAGCTGCGCTACATGACGCAGCCCAAGGCCCGCCCGCCGAGCTTCGTGCTGTTCTGCTCGCGCGCCGACGCGCTGCCGGAAAGCTATCTGCGCTACCTCGTCAACAATCTGCGCACCAGCTTCGACCTGCCGGGCGTGCCGATCCGCCTGACGCTGCGCGAGAAGGACAATCCTTACGCCGAGAAGGAATGA